The genomic DNA GTTGACCACAAGACAACCATCTTTAACAACCGGATGCAGATCCAGAATAATGGATCTCTGAGTATCCAGGGTCTCCGTCGGGGAGATTCAGGGGATTACACCTGCAGTGTGGTCTCCACAGGCAGAACCATCCAgacatacattgttacattgaATGTGCGGGTGGACAGGGAATCACACCCAACTGTCAGTGTCATCTCAGGTAAGAGcagtttatttgtattttctgAGGCTATTTTTAGCTTCGAGTTATTTGTAAGAACAGACAGAATCTCAGAATCTGAGCCCTAATTTCCTTCAGACCCCAATCTTCAGTGTGTTCTGGATGCTGTCTACCACTTGAGCACTTTATAAATGATTTAAGTTCAAAAGCTTTATTGCCAATTTAGGGTAAATCATTTAATTTCATTGTGTTTGAGATTATACAAAAAATACTGGGTGGTTTGGTTGACCCAACTGCTGTGTTGCGGGCATTGGGTCACTTAGTTAGGTAGTTTGCATTAAAGATGTGACCCAGTGTGtcagatcagaagactggaggcatAGTTTAGTAGGGGTGTGGCTTTTCATTCACCcatgagagtaaatgtcattcatTCATGTTCATATATTCTGTTCTATAGTTATCAAACATTAGCATTTTTTTTAGCTTCAATGAGCCTTACAGAAGTGTATGAATTCCCCTAAAAGCCTATGTAAATCTCACTGTTGGGATACAATAAGGTAGTATGTTTATTACATATTCTAATGAGGTAATCTTACTATTCTAGACGAATGTGGAAAATGCACACAAAATAAGGGGAAATTTGTATGTAAACTTTACATGATGAACAGGCATGACATGGGTGGCCAATATGATCTACCTGAAAGCCAAACTCCTAACTAGCCACACATCCTAAGGATTACTCTAAAAAATGAACTCATGTTCGGGTAATCCCAAAAACCCAACTGTCTGGGTCAAAATTtaccagtgtgtgttctgtccaatatttacccagcgctgggttaccaaataaTCCAAATTTAGTCGTTTTTAACCCAGCATGTTTTAGTGGCCTGGATATTTATTCTTAGATTTTCAGATTCACAGAACATGACTGCAACCAACACTTCATCTAGCACCCCAGATGTGCCAGTTGGTGGGGCTACAGGGGTAGCACTGTGGATTATCATCACAGCGGGTGGGTGCTCAGCGGTGTTTCTTACTAGTGTGCTGGCTGTGGTTGCATTTCAATGGAGAAAGAGGCAAAGATACAGCACAGGTAAACTATTTTGACAATCTTTTTGGGGAGAAAATTGAATCTCAATTTACAATGTTATTTTAAGTTATGTATGTTGCATAATGATTACGTCCTAGAGCTTCACACAACCTTGTAACCTGACCAACAaaaaaaaactctggaccctaGAATTGAATGTATTTAATGTAATGTAACTGATTTCGAGTGAGAGTAACTGATCTGATGTATGATGATCCCTTCCACAGATGAACCGGTCTACAGTAACACCGCCTACATCAGACACCGGCACCGTCATGCCAGGGACGCCTGCCAATCATGTTAACACTCCGGGAGTTACCAGAGCAATGACAGGTTCTATCGCAGGAAGGGGGATGATAGGAGAAATGTCTTGAGGGAAAGAAGAGAAAAAGATGTAGAGAAAATAAGAGAGGGATGCAATTCCAGCTTGATGGTGGAGAGCAAGACCAGGTGATAGGGTGAGATCGGAGATGCATGAGAGGAACTTCATTAAATGTCGAGTTTCAATAAACAATTGAACTGAACTGCAACGTCTTCTTTGTGTCTCATCAATATGCCTCAGTATGTAGAATGCAGCTAGGTGAAGTGAACATCTGcgctcgcatactcccttaaaatcACTTGGCTTGAAAAACTAGAAAGAAAAGAGTCAATATTACTGTTTGTCCATCTTGAGACGCTGTGGCCAAATCAGCAAGTACAattcctcaaaatagtctgaattaatctaagataactcaataAATCTGTAATTAATTTTGATGTTTGCAGAGGTCTTAGTCACACCCTTTTACATCTAAGATGTTTTCTGTAGTATATTTCAAGTGAATTATTTTTGCATGAACATG from Oncorhynchus keta strain PuntledgeMale-10-30-2019 chromosome 7, Oket_V2, whole genome shotgun sequence includes the following:
- the LOC118386499 gene encoding uncharacterized protein LOC118386499 — translated: MKPHHIIVFLTLQLLSIEVPEVLAVAETRTAFEGQSIILTLPEQIEPQCRVEWRYSQPGKNKLLSIVQFFKDVDHKTTIFNNRMQIQNNGSLSIQGLRRGDSGDYTCSVVSTGRTIQTYIVTLNVRVDRESHPTVSVISDSQNMTATNTSSSTPDVPVGGATGVALWIIITAGGCSAVFLTSVLAVVAFQWRKRQRYSTDEPVYSNTAYIRHRHRHARDACQSC